From Amycolatopsis sp. YIM 10, the proteins below share one genomic window:
- a CDS encoding SGNH/GDSL hydrolase family protein: MIRRVFAVGILLAVGLTIPGPFIADAQRELSWLALGDSYSSGEGIKETTATPSPILGGRGCRRADGEASQATAWAVEAQRLSSDTGVNWRKPDFVACTGAITDEAPWQVREARSKAGSQERWDLVTFSFGGNNINFSEFILGCLGFRLASYYTVGGACPESAEQLRSRVDMLTGKEKINEDEYVGQITMPILLDYVASLVKPGGHVVVAGYPNLIEDPDRWSWKEQTRNKFWGHCNGILESDVRKLREVSSYLNEQLEKTVIEARSRHTENYIGFHFLDIERNPYESSDSSDDRHGGCTRNPWINGLAFGNPEGDWAYKARSFHPNQEGHKATGRVLADLLRNNIQFADLEPGGSTSPSDGSGTPAEPAGPTIPDAFLDRWQAPEPMSRPGLPRPYYVQLQLWGEDVPGADGFEGLSSYSEDFGATPGIGDLVCSNDLDLAEASTEKLVFTEIEDVDLYDNCSDKGTVTVTLSGDQLVYDYVGDGGSAHTVLVRL, from the coding sequence ATGATCCGCAGGGTTTTCGCCGTTGGCATACTGCTGGCCGTCGGCCTGACGATTCCGGGTCCTTTCATCGCGGACGCCCAGCGGGAACTGAGCTGGCTTGCCCTTGGTGACTCTTACTCATCCGGTGAGGGCATCAAAGAGACAACGGCGACTCCAAGCCCAATACTAGGGGGACGGGGGTGCCGGCGGGCAGACGGCGAGGCCTCGCAGGCCACTGCGTGGGCGGTCGAAGCTCAGCGGCTATCAAGCGACACAGGCGTGAATTGGCGGAAGCCGGATTTCGTTGCCTGCACCGGTGCCATTACCGATGAGGCGCCATGGCAGGTCCGCGAGGCACGCTCGAAGGCGGGCAGTCAGGAGCGATGGGATCTGGTTACCTTCAGCTTCGGTGGCAACAATATCAACTTCAGCGAATTCATACTTGGATGTCTTGGCTTTCGATTAGCCTCTTATTACACAGTCGGCGGCGCTTGCCCCGAGAGCGCAGAGCAGTTGCGCAGCAGAGTCGACATGTTGACAGGTAAGGAAAAGATCAACGAAGATGAGTATGTTGGCCAGATCACGATGCCAATCCTATTGGACTACGTCGCCAGCTTGGTGAAACCTGGAGGTCACGTCGTTGTCGCAGGCTATCCCAATTTGATTGAAGACCCCGATCGATGGAGCTGGAAAGAGCAGACTCGTAACAAATTTTGGGGTCATTGCAATGGAATTCTAGAGTCCGATGTACGTAAGCTTAGGGAAGTTTCGAGTTATCTAAACGAGCAACTCGAGAAAACTGTTATCGAAGCTCGTAGTCGGCACACCGAAAACTACATCGGTTTTCATTTTCTCGATATCGAACGAAATCCTTACGAATCAAGCGATTCCTCGGATGATCGACACGGCGGGTGCACTCGAAACCCTTGGATCAACGGTTTGGCATTCGGCAACCCCGAGGGCGACTGGGCCTATAAGGCTCGCTCTTTCCATCCAAACCAGGAAGGGCACAAGGCAACCGGACGGGTCCTCGCGGACCTTCTGCGTAACAATATCCAGTTTGCCGACCTGGAACCGGGCGGGTCCACATCGCCATCCGACGGCTCCGGTACGCCTGCCGAGCCGGCCGGCCCCACGATCCCCGATGCGTTCCTCGACCGATGGCAGGCGCCGGAGCCGATGAGCAGGCCAGGGCTGCCGCGGCCCTACTATGTACAGTTGCAACTGTGGGGTGAGGACGTGCCCGGTGCGGACGGTTTCGAGGGTCTCAGCTCGTACAGCGAGGACTTCGGCGCTACGCCCGGGATCGGCGATCTGGTGTGCTCGAATGACCTGGACCTCGCGGAGGCGAGCACTGAAAAGCTCGTGTTCACGGAGATCGAGGATGTCGACCTATACGACAACTGCTCGGACAAGGGCACGGTCACGGTCACGCTGTCCGGCGACCAACTGGTCTACGACTATGTCGGAGATGGCGGCAGTGCGCACACGGTGCTCGTGCGGCTTTAG